ATCATCGTTCGCACACGTGGCTAGCATCTTCAGCCAGTTCAGCAAATTCAAAACCGTTGCTCAAACGCCATGCAAACACATGGGGTAGACCAGCCTCAATAATTGCCTCACATGTTCGATCAATGTCGTAAGCAACTTCTCTAATCTCAACATTATTCTTTATATCGTCATGAATAACATAGGTAGCATTTACTCCTCCATGACGAGGTTCTCCGACAGATCCAGCATTTACAATTCTTCTAATAGGTAAAGTCATTTTTTTATCTTCTCTTTCACGATCGGAAGCATTTTTAATATGTACGCGAATTGATCCATTCCCTAATTCACGTACATATGGGAGATGAGTATGACCGCAAAACAAAGTATCGGCTCCACTCATCTCAACTCGTTCTAATGCTGCGAATGCATCCATTTCTGGAAGCAGATACTCATGCTGACTGTTGGGACTTCCATGTACGAATAATGATCTACCTCTTCTAATCGAGGTTGGGAGACTAGCTAGAAATTCTTTGTTTTCATCAGTCAACTTCTCCGTTGTCCATTGATGAGCTATATGACCTCGCCTTTCTGCAAGCTGAGATGGATAGCTGCAATCACAAGCATCAAGACCATCAATTATGTCTTCATCCCAGCAACCCTGACAGGTTTCTATCTTCCTATCTCTAATAAGATCAACAACTTCATTTGGCTGAGGACCATAGCCAACAAGATCGCCAAGACATGTAATCGTCTCAATTCCTTGCCGATCAATATCACCTAGCACAGCTTCTACTGCTGAGAGATTGGCATGTAAACAAGAAATTACTGCGTGTTTCATATCGTCAAGTTGAATAACTAGGCTGCATTTGTGTATCTCTAAGAGGGGCTTGATGAAGCTCCAAAACTGAATCATTCAAGAGACAAAGCTGAATAGTTGATTCAATTTGTACGGAGTCAAGATTTTTCCCTTGAACAACAAGTTCAGATATTCTTGTAGGTCTACCACTAGGAGGTGAGACAGTATTAAGAGGTAAAAATTGCGAACCTTTTTGGCTAACAATCCAGTTAAAAAACATAGATCTACCATCGGGGATATTCATCAAGGCTTTAGCTCTATAAACATCTCCATAAGCACCATTAACCAGCTCGAACCAAAAGGTATTCAGACTAGGTGGATCCCAAACATTCCGATGAAGCTTGAACCTGCATGATTCAATTTGATTAAAATTCAATGTGTCATTAATGGGTAATTCCCTATCAAGTCCAAAATGAAGATATTTATCTGGTTCGAGATTTAAAGTTGCAAGTTGTTTGATTACGCGCGGGTCAATTCCAGCCAAACCAAGCTCTTTAGGAATTCGAAACTGAGGAAGCTCAATAAATATAAAAGAATCATCTTGATGCGAAATAGAGTCTGAACTGGACCTTGATAAATCTATTAATTGAGGAATTTGATCTTTAAGAAAGGCATAGTCAATATCTGTAGAAGCTACTTGCTGTAGATCAATATCTCCGTAACCAGATAGACGTAAAAAACCACAACGACCTTTGTGTGACTTGAGATTATTAAGAATCCAATTCGTTTTGCCACAGCCTGGCGGTCCTGAAATCAGCCACGAATTGCTGCCCATACAGCACATAAATCAATGTATAAGAATATACACTGAACATGAAAACGATAATCATTATTGTTTTATTACCTAGATATTTGATTATTTAGACACCCTGTCTCAAAAAAACAACCTTCCCCGTCTCAAAAAGTTAGACAAAAGGTTAGACAAGCGTTTTGTCTAACCTTTTAGAAGCCTTGGTATAAATAGTCTTCTATACGTTGAATAAAAACTCCATCACGTCGCCTTCATTCACTACATATTCTTTCCCTTCACTTCTTAACCAACCTTTGTTACGAGCTTCCGCCAAAGATCCTGCGTCAAGTAGTTTTTTATATGAAATTGTTTGAGCTCGAATAAATCCCTTTTCAAAATCTGTATGAATTACCCCAGCTGCTTGAGGAGCTGTCATCCCATCAGAAATAGTCCAAGCTTTAGTTTCTTTTTCTCCAGTAGTGAAATACGTGCTTAACCCCAGCAATCGATATGTAGCTTTAATAAGACTAATTAAACCTCCTTCTTCAACTCCTAAACCATTTAAATAATCATCTCTTTCCTCCTCACCCAATTCAATCAGCTCAGACTCAACCTGAGCTGAAATCTTCACGCATTCAGAACCCTCTTTGGTTGCAAGTATATTTACTTCTTCTGAAAAGGAATTACCCTTCGCAAGTTCATCCTCACCAAGATTAGTTGCATAAATAATTGGTTTTTCCGTTAACAAGCCTAATGGTTTAATTAATTTTTTTTCTTCATCAGTTAATGAAACACTCCTAACTGCATTTTCATTTTCAAGGGCTTCGCTTAATTTTTCCAAAACCTCATCTTCTAGCTTAGCTTCCTTATTGGTACCTATTTGTTTTTTTAATCTAGTTCTGCGTTTTTCTATCTGATTCAAATCTGATAACGCTAATTCTAAATTTATTATCTCAATATCTCTTAATGGGTCTACTGATCCAGAAACATGAATAACATCATTATCTCTAAAACATCTAATCACATGAACTATTGCATCCACCTCCCTTATGTTTGCTAAGAATTTGTTGCCCAATCCTTCCCCTTTACTAGCTCCCTTAACAAGACCAGCAATATCGACAAATTCTATCCTAGTTGGAATAATTTGTTTACTGTTACTGAGTTCACCAAGCAAATTCAAACGTTGATCGGGTACAGAAACAGAACCTACATTGGGTTCAATCGTACAAAAAGGAAAGTTTGCTGCTTGAGCTTGAGCATTCGCGACAAGAGCATTAAATAAAGTGGACTTTCCAACATTTGGGAGTCCTACAATTCCGGCCTTAAGCATTGAAATTGGTCTTTGAAAGAAGCCAGCTGATTAATTTGACTAAATTAAACCCAATAGTGCCCTTTAACAGCGAAAATATAGTTATAAATCTCCAAAGGAAAGTTTTTAAACTTTTTCTTTACATCATCAAAACTTCTAAAACTCTTGAGAACTTGATTTTCACAAAATGATCTGGAAAAACATCAAAAAGAAAAAATTTTTAGGCCTCATTGCACTTTCAGTCTTAAGTGTTGGTGGAATTAGTTTTAAACTTTCACAAGGGAATGGATCTAATAAAGACATAACTGAATTTACAATTTCAGCGAAAAGCGGCAGCTTGCCTGGACTGATAACAGCAAGTGGTGAATTAAAAGCAAATAAAAGCGTAAATGTAAGTCCAAAAAGACAAGGAATACTTGATGAGATTTTCGTGGAGGAGGGAGATCAGGTTAAGAAAGGAGATCTAATTGCAAAAATGGATTTTGGAGACTTGGAATTTAGAATTGACGAGATAAAGGCTAATTATGAGACTCAAAAATCGAGTTACCTAAGAAGGAAGATGCTCTTCAATGAAGGGGCTATTAGTGCAGAAGAGTATGAAGAATATAAAAATAAATTTTTAAGCAGCGAAGCTAAATTCAAACAAATAGAAGTCGAAGAGAATGAGACAAACATACGAGCACCATTTAGAGGAGTAATAACTAGCAGATACGCAGTTCCTGGAGCTTTCGTAACTCCTACTACCTCTGCTTCTTCATCAAGAGAGGGTGGGGCTACTAGTTCATCAATAGTCAAACTTTCTCAAGGGCTTGAAATAGTTGCGAAAGTTCCTGAGAGTGATATTGGAAGAATCAAAACAGGTCAAGAAGCAAGTATCAGAGTAGATGCTTTTCCTGATAAGCGCTTTAAAGCCGTTGTTTCCAAAATTTCTCCGAGTGCAATCAAAAACAACAACGTAACTTCATTTGAAGTTACGTTGTTGTTGGGCAATAGGCCTAAAGATTTACGGTTAGGAATGACATCTGATATCAACTTTCAAACAGGAGCGACCAAAATCAACACTCTTATCCCAACTGTTGCAATTGTCACGGAAGAGGGGAAAACTGGAGTTCTTATAGTTGGCAAAAACAATCAACCAGAATTTAAAAAAGTTGAATTAGGAATAAGCAGCGGTAGCAAGACTGCAATAATATCTGGATTAGAACCAGGAGACAAAATTTTCATTGATCTTCCTCCTTGGGCTAAAAAAAGGAAAAATTAATAACTTAATCTCATAATGAATGTTTCATGAAAGAAATAAAAAAGCCAACTTTATTATTGGTTGATGGCCATTCTTTAGCTTTTAGAAGTTTTTATGCTTTTAGCAAAGGAGGTGAAGGAGGTCTTACCACAAAGGAAGGATTGCCTACAAGTGTGACCTATGGTTTTCTAAAAAGCCTTTTAGATAATTGCAAATCTATCGAGCCTAAAGGAATCACAATTGCTTTTGATACTGCTGAGCCAACATTTCGCCACAAGGAAGATCCAAACTACAAAGCCAATCGAGATGTAGCACCAGATGTATTTTTTCAAGATTTAGATCAACTAGAGGAGATTCTCAAAGAAAGTCTGAATCTATCTATATGCAAAGCCCCAGGATATGAGGCTGATGATGTCTTAGGAACACTCGCCAATGATGCCGCTGATAAAGGATGGAGTGTCAGAATCCTTTCTGGAGATAGAGACCTATTTCAATTAGTGGATGACAAAAGAGATATCGCAGTCTTGTACATGGGTGGTGGTCCTTATGCAAAAAGCGGAAATCCTAGACTGATTAATGAAGAGGGTGTGAAGGAGAAACTTGGCGTCAATCCAAACAAAGTAATAGATCTGAAAGCCTTAACTGGGGATAGCTCAGATAATATTCCTGGCGTCAAAGGAGTAGGTCCAAAAACAGCAATAAATCTTTTAAACGAAAACAATGATCTTGATGGAGTCTATAAATCACTCCAGGAGCTAGAGAAAGAAGGGGAAAAAGCTAAAAGAGGCGCCATAAAAGGAGCAGTAAGATTAAAGCTAAAAGCAGACAAAGATAATGCATATCTCTCAAGAAAACTTGCAGAAATATTAATTAAAATTCCTATAAGTCCAAAAATAGAACATAACTTAAAAGGTATTAATGAATCAAAACTAAATGAAAGCCTTGAAAAACTTGAGTTACATAGTTTATTAAAACAAGTTTCAACTTTTAAAGCTCTATTTTCTAAAGAAGGTTTATCAGAAAAAGACAACATAAACTTACCAAAAGAAAGTAAGATTGCTAATAGTAAGAGCGATAATATTCAACTAACTAGGCTTAATAAAATAACAGAGATTCCTCAGATAGAGCCTAAGATTATAAATAATCTGGCAGAACTTAATAATTTTGTTGAGAAAATAATGAAACATAAAGATGAGATGAAACCAATAGCAATCGATACCGAAACAACCAATTTGAATCCTTTTAAAGCTGAACTTGTAGGCTTAGGGTTTTGTTTTGGTGAATCATTAAAAGATATAGTTTATATACCAATAGGACATCAAAATAAAGAAGATTTAATAGAAATTAATCATAGAAATCAATTAAAGATTGAAGAAGTTATATATGCACTTCAGGATTGGTTCTCTAGCAATGAAAATCCTAAAACACTACAGAATGCAAAATACGACAGACTGATTTTACTGAGACATGGAATCATATTAAATGGCGTAGTAATTGATACTTTACTTGCAGATTACATATTTGATGCGACTCTTAAACATAGTTTAGACGAAATTGCTTATAGAGAATTTGGATTTAAGCCCAAAAGTTTTTCTGATGTTGTCAAAAAAGGAGAAGACTTCTCTTATGTGGACATTAAGTCTGCGAGTATGTACTGCGGGATGGACGTTTATTTAACAAGAAAATTAGCAATTATTTATATTAATAGATTAAAAGGAACAAGTACAAAATTAATAAAATTACTCAAAGAAGTTGAACAACCTCTTGAGCAGATCCTAGCAGAAATAGAATCCACAGGCATCATTATTGATATACCTTATCTAAAAGATTTATCTTTAGAGTTAACAAAAACATTAGATACCATCGAGGAAGAAGTTTATAAGATTGCAGGAAGTGAGTTTAACCTTTCATCACCTAAACAATTAGGTGAATTACTTTTTGAGAAACTTGATTTAAATAGGAAAAAATCAAGAAAAACAAAAACTGGATGGAGCACAGATGCAGGTGTATTGGAAAAACTGGAATCAGACCATCCAATAGTAAAAATGATCATTGAACATCGCACTATAAGTAAGTTGCTTAATACTTATGTAGATGCTTTACCTCAGCTTATTGAAAAAGAAACGGGAAGAGTACATACAGACTTCAATCAAGCCGTAACCGCTACTGGAAGATTAAGTAGTAGCAATCCAAATCTCCAAAACATCCCTATTAGAACTGAATTTAGTAGACGAATAAGAAAAGCTTTTCTTCCGCAAAAAGATTGGAAACTTCTAAGCGCAGACTATTCACAAATTGAACTTCGTATACTCACACACCTTTCAGGTGAAGAAGTACTAAAAAATGCTTATTTAAAAAACGAAGATGTTCACTCTTTAACAGCAAAAATTTTATTTGAAAAAGATGCTATTGACGCCGATGAAAGAAGAATAGGAAAAACAATTAATTTTGGTGTTATTTATGGTATGGGGGCTCAAAGGTTCGCAAGATCAACAGGTGTTTCATTAATAGAAGCAAAATATTTTTTAAGCAAATTCAAAGAACGTTATCCAGCCGTTTTTAAATTTTTAGAATATCAAGAAAGACTTGCTCTAAGCCAAGGGTTTGTTGAAACATTGCTTGGAAGAAGACGGTATTTTCATTTCAATAAAAATGGGCTTGGAAGACTTCTTGGAACCCCACCAAATGAAATTGATTTAACTACTGCTAGAAGAGCAGGTATGGAAGCCCAACAATTAAGAGCCGCGGCAAACGCACCTATTCAAGGATCTAGTGCAGACATAATTAAGCTTGCAATGATTCAATTGCATACCGCTTTGAGAAAAACTGGATTAGCAGCGAAAATTCTACTTCAAGTACATGATGAACTCGTGCTAGAAGTTGATCCCAAAGATTTAAAAGAAACAAAACTACTTGTCCAAAACACTATGGAGAATGCTGTAAAACTTAGCGTCCCTCTTATCGTTGAAACAGGCGTTGGAGTAAATTGGATGGAGGCAAAATAGTTGCTGACAAATTCAATATTTGCTCACATTTTTATCTAAGAAATTGTCCTTAAAATTCACAAACACCTTATCCAAAAAGAAAGAGGATTTTACTACTATAAATCCTAATCAAGTTAAGATATATTGTTGTGGTGTAACTGTTTATGATCTTTGTCATCTTGGACATGCAAGAAGTTATCTCAATTGGGATGTATTGAGACGGTTTTTAATTTGGAAAGGATTTGAAGTTAAATTTGTGCAAAACTTCACTGATATTGATGACAAAATTATTAATCGAGCAGAGAAAGAAGGGTGTTCTACTGATGAATTAAGTGAAAGAAATATTGATGAATTTCACAAAGATATGGATACTCTTTCCATTCTTAGACCAAGCAGCATGCCAAGAGCAACAAAATGCCTACATCAAATCATTAATTTCATAGAAGAATTAGAACAAAAGAAAGTAGCTTACTCATCAAATGGTGATGTTTATTTTTCAGTAGGTAAACATAAAAATTATGGGAAACTTAGTGGTAGAGAAATTGAAAATCAGATAGATAATGCCGCAGGTCGATTAAAAGTAAATCAAGAAGTAAGTAAAAAGAATTCACTTGATTTTGCTCTCTGGAAAAAGTCCAAACCAGGGGAGATTAGTTACTCTTCTCCTTGGGGGCATGGCAGGCCAGGATGGCATATTGAGTGTTCAGCAATGGTTAAAGAAGAATTAGGAGAAAGTATTGATATTCATCTTGGTGGATCAGACCTGATATTTCCTCACCATGAGAATGAAATAGCTCAATCTGAAGCATGTAATGGAAAAGAGTTAGCAAAATACTGGCTTCACAATGGAATGGTTAACGTTGGGGGTGAAAAGATGAGTAAATCACTAGGGAATTTCACAACCATAAGATCTTTATTAGAGGAAGGTATTTCACCTATGACTTTGAGATTTTTTGTCTTACAAACTAACTATCGAAAGCCCTTAGATTTTACTGAAGAAGCTCTAAAAGCTGCTTCAAAAGGATGGGAAAGATTAAATAATTGCCTTTCTTTTGGTTATATTTATAAAATTAAGTATCAAGCTAAAAAAGAAATCAACCTAGATCAACCTATAAAAAGATCTGCCAACAATAAACTTGATAAAGAATCATTTAAATTATTATCAGACTTTGAAAACTATATGGATGACGATCTAAATACATCTGGAGCTTTATCTATACTTTTTGAATTGTCTCAACCTATTAGAAAGTGTATAAATTTATTAAAAGGAAAAAATATCAATGAAGTTGACGAAGATATTTTAAATCAAGTTTTTAATAAATGGGAATTACTCTCTGAGTTGGCAGGAGTTCTGGGCTTAAAAGTAGATTTAAATCAAGAGAAACCAAAAAACAAGACTGAATTTGACACTAATAAAATTGAACAACTTATCAAGAAAAGATCCTTAGCAAAAGCTAATAAAGACTTTTTACTCGCTGATAAAATAAGAGCTGATTTGAAAAATATTGGAATTGATTTAATTGATAAACCTAAAGGGGTTACTGAATGGAAACAAATTTCAGATTAAGCAAATGTATCTATTGTAGATAAGACTGTTAAATAAAGTCCTATAGCAATAACTGGTGGAGACACCCAGCGCAGCATAAACTTTAGATACCTTCTAACTCTTAAATTAGAATTAGAATTTGCAAGATCCTCATCATAACGATTTGGAACAATCCAACCCAAAAGAATTGAAATCAGAAGACCACCTAATATCAAGAGTGTATTACAGATAGCATCGGACTTGCCTAAAAAGTCTGTAGAAATAGCAGATGGTATTCCAATCAAAAAGATCAATAATGTTGAAGTCCAAACGGCCTTTTTCCTACTCCAATTCAGCCTGTCCATTAAAGAAGATACTGGTACTTCCATTAATGAAATAGAAGAAGTAATAGCAGCTATAAAGGCCAATCCGAAGAAAACGGCAGCAATCAATCTCCCAAACAATCCAAGATTTGCAAATCCAGTTGGAAGAGCAATAAATAAAGTCCCAACAGTTGATTCACTGATAACATCTTTCAAACCAAAACTCATAACGACAGGGAATGTAATAAGCCCGGCAAGTAAGCCCACAGCAGTATCCAAAGTTGCAACTCTCAAAGCTTCTTTAGGAAGATGATTTTTACGGTTTAGATATGAAGAATAGGCAACCATAATTCCAATACCCAAACTTAAAGAAAAGAAAGCTTGTTTAAATGCATTACTTATTGTGTTTTTATCAAAAAGTTGAGATGAATCCCATTTAAGTAAAAATGATGTATATCCTTCCCATGACCCAGATAAAGTTGCAGCCCATATAGCTAACAACAAAAGGAGTCCAAATAAAAATGGCATTGCCCATTTTGTTAGTTTTTCTATACCTCCACGAACGCCTGCAACAACAACAAAAGCAGTTAACAATAAGCTGATTATTTGACCTACAAATACACTATTACCACTGCTAATTTTACCAAAAAATTCTCCCGCCTCAGTCATATCTGAGGGTAGGCCGATAAATAAGGAATGGAAGAAAGTATCAATTGTCCATCCCATTATCACTGCGTAATAAGAAAGAATTCCACAAGAAGCTATTGCAAATAACCAGCCTAGAGGCTTCCAATTCTCTCCAGCAGCTTTGATTGGAGCAAGGAAAGGACTACTTGCAGTGCTTCTCCCCAAGACCATCTCTGCAACTAAGACAGGTAGGCAAACAACTAAAACAACCAATACATAAAGAATAAGAAAAGCAAGTCCACCGCCTTGAGATGACCTATAAGCAAAGCCCCAAAGATTTCCAAGGCCTACAGCACTACCGGCCGCGGCGAGTGCGAATCCCAGTCCTGATCTCCATTGTTCCCTTTCTTGCATAATAAATCTCTATTAAAATCCAGAAGAAACTGGTAAATATATAACTGGGTTATACCTTTAAATGGGAGACTGGTCATACTTGACTTCACAATGTGAAAGCCATAAGCGTTTTAGGCTCAACAGGATCTATTGGAACTCAAACCCTTCAAATTGCAGAAGAGTTTCCTGATCAATTCAAAATTGTTGCACTAACAGCAGGAAAGAACCTTGATTTAATAATCAAACAAATTGAAACTCATCAACCTGAAGTTGTTTCACTAGCCGATGAATCGCTTTTGCCAGAACTCACTAGGCGAATAAATAGTCTCAATAAAAATTCAAAAATATTCAAGAAGCCCTTATTGATGGCGGGAGCTGAAGGACTTAATACTGCAGCAGCCTGGAAAAGTGCAGATCTTGTTGTAACTGGAATAGTTGGCTGTGCTGGCCTCTTACCAACACTTGCCGCTATTGAAGCAGGGAAGGACCTGGCTTTAGCAAATAAAGAAACTCTTATTGCAGCAGGACCAGTTGTCATTCCTGCTTTAAAAAAAAGTGGAAGTCGGCTCTTACCAGCTGATTCTGAACACTCAGCGATATTTCAATGTCTACAAGGAACGCCATGGGCTGACAATGCAAGGCTCTCAACAGGAATACCAACTCCTGGATTTAAATCCATACAATTAACTGCATCAGGTGGAGCTTTTCGAGATTGGAAAGCAGAAGATTTAGCAAAAGCAACTGTCGAGGATGCGACTAGCCATCCTAATTGGAGCATGGGAAAGAAAATAACTGTAGATTCTGCAACCCTTATGAATAAGGGACTAGAAGTTATTGAAGCGCATTATCTTTTTGGTCTTTCATATGATCAAATCGAAATCATTATTCATCCACAAAGCATCATTCATTCGATGGTTGAATTGGATGATTCATCAGTTTTAGCTCAATTGGGATGGCCAGATATGAAGCTCCCTATTTTGTATTGTTTAAGTTGGCCTAATCGGCTTAAAACGCCATGGCCAAGATTAAAGCTTACTGAGGTAGGTAATTTAACTTTCAAGGAACCTGATACTAAGAAATATCCATGCATGGAACTTGCATACTGCGCAGGTAGATCAGGAGGAACCATGCCAGCAGTGCTTAATGCCGCTAATGAAAAAGCAGTAGAACTTTTCCTAGAAGAAAGATTTAAATTTATCGATATTCCAAAAGTAATTGAAGCGATTTGCGAGAAACATAAATGCGACCTTAATCTAAATCCAAGCCTTCGAGAAATTCTTGAAATTGACAGCTGGGCAAGAAAAGAAGTCTTAGATTATTCAGAAAAAAATATTACAAAAATTGCATTTTCAGATTAAATAGTTTTCAAAGATAAAAACCATTTTGAAACAACTTGATCCCCCCAACAACCATGAACTCCATGAAAGCCATTATGTCCACCTTTCTGAGTAAAAATAAATTTATTAGCTTTTTGATTATTATAAAATTTCATTTTTTCCATGAGTTTTTTAGCAGCTAAAAAAGGAACCCAGGGATCATCTTTGGATTGAATAAATAATGTTTTAGGAAGAGATTTTTTATTTTTTATAAGAGAGAAAAAAGGGGATGCCTTCGAATAATATTCATCAACATCTTTATATCCCCACCTTGGAGCAGTTATCAAATCATCAAAAGATCTAATGTTATTTATTTTTCTTTTTTTATCTCTTTTATTTATTAATAATGCTTTCTTTTCTCTTTCTTCTATCCCAAAAGGATCTTCTAAAGTTTGCCTAATCAAACGATTTAACAACCATTTTTGATAAATAAAATTTCTTGGTCTTTCAATAGAAGTACTACATTCATTCAAATCCAAAGGACTACTAATACATACCAGTCCATCTAATAAAGACTCATCACACATACAAGCATTTAAAAGAATAGTTCCACCTAAAGAGATCCCAGCACCAAAAAGAGGAATCCTTTTTACAGATTTGTACTCAGAAGTTAGTTGATATGAAATTTCTCTGGCTCGCTTTAAGACAGGGATTAAATCGCTATTGCACTCAGCAGCATAGGTACCATCGACAAAATTCCTACAAGGATCTGAACCTCTCAAATTAAGTTTCAGAACAGCGAAGTTTGATTGCACCAAAGCACTCGCCATTCTAGTCAAACCTCTTCTACGAGTGGACCCACCAAGTCCATGCAGAAGCAGAACTAAACCATTAATGCTCAATACACTTGATGGTCTATCCAAATAGGCAACTAATGAACCTCCTCCTGTTTTTCTACTTTTAAGAGGTGGAACATTTATACGAATTTCCGATGAATTGACATCAGGCAATGCATCGGAGGCAAATGTATCTCGTAGTGTCTGAAGGTCAGGTCCAATCCAAGGTAAACGCTCTTTAAAAGGCCTTATTCCTAAATCAGAAAGTAAATCTTCTCTTTTAAAATTATCCTTTACTTCCAACTCCAAGCTCCTTTAATTCCAACAAAAGATCTCCAAGAACTTTTTTTGCATCGCCAAAAACCATGGAAGTATTTTGCAAATCAAAAAGATCATTTTTAATTCCTGAATATCCAGCACTCATTCCTCTCTTAACAACAAATACGGTTCTGGCCTCTTGTACATCTAAAACTGGCATCCCATACAAGGGGGATGTCTGATCATTCTTGGCCTGAGGGTTAACCACATCATTAGCTCCTAGAACTAATACAACATCCGTAGCAGGAAATTCAGGATTAATAACATCCATTTCTTTTAATTGCTCATAAGGAACATCTGCTTCCGCCAAAAGAACGTTCATATGACCAGGCATTCTTCCAGCGACAGGATGAATAGCATATGTGACTTCAATATCGGCAGTCTCTAAAACCCTGGTAACCTCTCTTAGCGTGTGCTGAGCTTGAGCCACCGCAAGACCATAACCAGGAACAATCACGACTTTCTCTGCTGCCTCAAGGGTGAGAGCACATTCTTCTGGGCTACAACTAGTGATATTTGTATATTCTCCCCCTCCACCTCCTGAGGCAACAGAACTAGCACCAAGTGCACCTCCAAATAATACAGAAACCAAAGATCTGTTCATGCCATCACACATCACTTGAGTAAGTATTAATCCAGCAGCGCCAACCATTGCGCCAGCTACAATCAAAAGTTGACTGCCAACAACAAAACCCGCGGCGGCGGCGGCAACTCCTGAGTAGCTATTTAACAAGGATATAACTACTGGCATATCTGCCCCTCCGATAGGAAGAGTCACTCCGATACCAAGCAAAGATGAAGCAACTACAATAAGAAAAAGACCA
This is a stretch of genomic DNA from Prochlorococcus marinus str. MIT 0912. It encodes these proteins:
- a CDS encoding 1-deoxy-D-xylulose-5-phosphate reductoisomerase, whose amino-acid sequence is MKAISVLGSTGSIGTQTLQIAEEFPDQFKIVALTAGKNLDLIIKQIETHQPEVVSLADESLLPELTRRINSLNKNSKIFKKPLLMAGAEGLNTAAAWKSADLVVTGIVGCAGLLPTLAAIEAGKDLALANKETLIAAGPVVIPALKKSGSRLLPADSEHSAIFQCLQGTPWADNARLSTGIPTPGFKSIQLTASGGAFRDWKAEDLAKATVEDATSHPNWSMGKKITVDSATLMNKGLEVIEAHYLFGLSYDQIEIIIHPQSIIHSMVELDDSSVLAQLGWPDMKLPILYCLSWPNRLKTPWPRLKLTEVGNLTFKEPDTKKYPCMELAYCAGRSGGTMPAVLNAANEKAVELFLEERFKFIDIPKVIEAICEKHKCDLNLNPSLREILEIDSWARKEVLDYSEKNITKIAFSD
- a CDS encoding serine aminopeptidase domain-containing protein; the encoded protein is MEVKDNFKREDLLSDLGIRPFKERLPWIGPDLQTLRDTFASDALPDVNSSEIRINVPPLKSRKTGGGSLVAYLDRPSSVLSINGLVLLLHGLGGSTRRRGLTRMASALVQSNFAVLKLNLRGSDPCRNFVDGTYAAECNSDLIPVLKRAREISYQLTSEYKSVKRIPLFGAGISLGGTILLNACMCDESLLDGLVCISSPLDLNECSTSIERPRNFIYQKWLLNRLIRQTLEDPFGIEEREKKALLINKRDKKRKINNIRSFDDLITAPRWGYKDVDEYYSKASPFFSLIKNKKSLPKTLFIQSKDDPWVPFLAAKKLMEKMKFYNNQKANKFIFTQKGGHNGFHGVHGCWGDQVVSKWFLSLKTI
- a CDS encoding sodium-dependent transporter; this translates as MQEREQWRSGLGFALAAAGSAVGLGNLWGFAYRSSQGGGLAFLILYVLVVLVVCLPVLVAEMVLGRSTASSPFLAPIKAAGENWKPLGWLFAIASCGILSYYAVIMGWTIDTFFHSLFIGLPSDMTEAGEFFGKISSGNSVFVGQIISLLLTAFVVVAGVRGGIEKLTKWAMPFLFGLLLLLAIWAATLSGSWEGYTSFLLKWDSSQLFDKNTISNAFKQAFFSLSLGIGIMVAYSSYLNRKNHLPKEALRVATLDTAVGLLAGLITFPVVMSFGLKDVISESTVGTLFIALPTGFANLGLFGRLIAAVFFGLAFIAAITSSISLMEVPVSSLMDRLNWSRKKAVWTSTLLIFLIGIPSAISTDFLGKSDAICNTLLILGGLLISILLGWIVPNRYDEDLANSNSNLRVRRYLKFMLRWVSPPVIAIGLYLTVLSTIDTFA
- a CDS encoding NAD(P)(+) transhydrogenase (Re/Si-specific) subunit beta; translation: MTFIAPVKFAIDLLAVLLLALGIKGLSKVRSAREANRLAAIAMILAAFGVLLNSQGTIGISINSWIWIICGTLVGGLLGALTAKRVPMTAMPEIVALFNGCGGMSSLLVALGVALFPSSDGSVSAVGELVRNFSIVVSLFVGSITFSGSIVAMAKLQGWLSTPSWTQSNARHFFNIICAVLALIGGIYLSIDGQNGLFLIVVASSLLGIGVTLPIGGADMPVVISLLNSYSGVAAAAAGFVVGSQLLIVAGAMVGAAGLILTQVMCDGMNRSLVSVLFGGALGASSVASGGGGGEYTNITSCSPEECALTLEAAEKVVIVPGYGLAVAQAQHTLREVTRVLETADIEVTYAIHPVAGRMPGHMNVLLAEADVPYEQLKEMDVINPEFPATDVVLVLGANDVVNPQAKNDQTSPLYGMPVLDVQEARTVFVVKRGMSAGYSGIKNDLFDLQNTSMVFGDAKKVLGDLLLELKELGVGSKG
- the cysS gene encoding cysteine--tRNA ligase, with protein sequence MSLKFTNTLSKKKEDFTTINPNQVKIYCCGVTVYDLCHLGHARSYLNWDVLRRFLIWKGFEVKFVQNFTDIDDKIINRAEKEGCSTDELSERNIDEFHKDMDTLSILRPSSMPRATKCLHQIINFIEELEQKKVAYSSNGDVYFSVGKHKNYGKLSGREIENQIDNAAGRLKVNQEVSKKNSLDFALWKKSKPGEISYSSPWGHGRPGWHIECSAMVKEELGESIDIHLGGSDLIFPHHENEIAQSEACNGKELAKYWLHNGMVNVGGEKMSKSLGNFTTIRSLLEEGISPMTLRFFVLQTNYRKPLDFTEEALKAASKGWERLNNCLSFGYIYKIKYQAKKEINLDQPIKRSANNKLDKESFKLLSDFENYMDDDLNTSGALSILFELSQPIRKCINLLKGKNINEVDEDILNQVFNKWELLSELAGVLGLKVDLNQEKPKNKTEFDTNKIEQLIKKRSLAKANKDFLLADKIRADLKNIGIDLIDKPKGVTEWKQISD